Genomic DNA from Equus caballus isolate H_3958 breed thoroughbred chromosome 10, TB-T2T, whole genome shotgun sequence:
ACACTAAAATGGGCCTAGCCAGAATCTCATGTGAGCCTCACAAATGAGCCCCATTTTGCACATGATGAAACTGAAGCTTAGCGAGGTGAAATCACTGGCTCAAGATTACATGTTAAGTTGGAAGGCagaggttcaaatcctggtttgaATCTAGAACACATTTTCATACACACACCAGCTCCCATTAAAATAGCTACCCTTCAGAGAAAGACAGCTATGTTCCAGGAACTGTGTTAAGCATTTCACTAAGGTAGGCGTTATTATCACCGTTTTACTTTGAGGAAACCAAAAACTAAGATTAAAGAGCTAATAAATGGTGGAGCAAGGACTGAAATGAGAGTTCTGAATTCAAAGTTAGCATTCTTAACTGTTACTTCACTCTCTGTCTCCATTAtatagatgagaacactgaggcttagaggtGTTTAGGAACTGAAGTCAAAGTTTATAAAGAGGCAAAATGATGGgtctcctctgcttcctcatataatgctaaataaataaaagcgcACCTGGGCCAGGCACTCTCCCTCCAAGATcctttgaggaaagaaaacagaagccgAAGAATTTGAGTACCAGGACAAACTTTTCTATCAAAAGGTGATCAAGTACCGGCCCCTGCCCTCCAAAGGATGTAACCCACTGACTGAAAAAATTGTCCCTCTTAGAACAAAGGTTATCTGTTTTCTCTGGCAACTTTCTAGGGGATGCCAGGCTTGGAGAAAGAGGAATAAGCCAGCGTATTTGCTACTTATTTTATTCAACACAGACTAGCAGCTTTCTGAATCTCAATGAAGACGAGTCCTTGTCCAGCCCCACCTTGAAGTCGAGAAGAGGTAAGGAGCCTTAAaatctgtggcccaggttcatttcccaatAAGACCCCGAAGTCCTAATATTAGGCCAAATCAGAGAGGACGAGTAGGGGTGGTGGGCGGCCTCTCAATAAGATAAGGATTGACTTGCGGTAGGCTTTTCCAGGCAAGTTCTAGGAAACCATACTGGGCGATGCCCACAGGTTGGATAGTGTGCACCTTGTTCTGCCCAGGCAGGGGGATAACCTTCTGGAACTTGAGGGGACCTCCAGGGGCATGGGAACTACCACAAAACAGGTCATACAGTACCCGTTCACCAAGTACCAGCTCCTTGGTTTTCAGGGCCTTGTTGTAGATGGTCTCTTGGGGCTGGAGTTCCTTTCTGTGCAGCAACTCTAGTAGAAGCCTCTGGATTCGGGGCGACTTAAGTTGGTACAGGTCCATGAGCTGGTGGAACTGTTCCATCCAAGCAGTACTGTCTTTTGCATATCGCTGCTGCAACATCCGCAAAACATGATACAGTGCCACAAATGTCTCCCATTGAGGCACTGCTTCCTTTATTTTAGAGATGGGCTGTGGCTTCTTCTCCAACTGGGGCAACTTGAGGGGTCTGCCTTTACCCTTGAAAGCTCTGAGATCCTTCTGAAACATCAGTGCTAGAGTTTGTTTGTCCACAGAAGCATGGGCACTGGTGGAAATGTCTCTTGTGTCAGGATAAAAGTGTCGCATTTCCATGTCTTTGAGAGCACTGGCTATCTGCTGTGCCCGTGCACTCCTGTAAGGTTCTCCTAAAAGATGCCAATTTATAGCCTTTGGGACTTGAATCCTCTTGGTGGTTGATGGTAACACTGGTGCAGGGATGGGCAGTGCTTTCTTCTTTGCCTTGTGAATTTGGGGGAGTTCACTCCTCCCCCTCAAGGCCCAGAAGTCCTTCTGGAATGTCCAGGACAGGGATTTTTTATCCACAGAGGGATGGATAGCTGTAGGAACTTCCTTTCTGACTGGATAAAGCTGCCTTATCTCCTTGACAGCAGTGGATAACTGTTGTGCCTGCTTCCTCCTGTAGGACTCAGCTAAGAGGTGCCAATTGAGAGTTTGGGCTGTTTGAGTCCTTTTGGTAGCTGATGGGGACACTGGTTCAGGGATCGGAAACAGCTCTAGCCacctccccttttcttttcttctaattggAGGGATCACTTGTAAATGCACTGGACTCAAAACATCCTTATAGGTTCGTGCTATATCTGTGTGACTTAACTCTAGGTTCTGCCTGAGGTGTTTAGCAATGGCTTTAAGATTGGACAGATTCGTCCATTTCACGTATCCCTTTGAAGTCAAGTGTCTGAGGAGCTGGCTCAGTCTATGGAAACTGTCTCTGGAAAGTTgctgtcctgcttccagccttATTAAGGCATTATTAATCCAGTCCTCATCTGAGAGGCTGGCTTCTGAGTAGCACGGGCTTTGGGCCGGCATGGAGGTAAgggatggggctggggctggggctggggcttggTACTCAGTTTTCCCCATCAGGGAATCCCACTTCCACCTGCCGCCTTTGGTCCTCCATTCAGGTTTTTGTGGTTTCCTGGTTTCAGATAAGTGGAACTCTGGCCTGTGGAGGCCTTCTGGGAACTGAGTCTCTAAGCCTGTTTCCATGACTTGTAAAAACATGCCCCTGGCTTTCTCCAAGAGCACATCCTCTTGTCTTCTCCATGAACTTGTCATGGGGCGTGCTCCAAGAAGTCGATTTTCCTGTGCTTCCAAATCCAGATGATCCCCTAACACTTTCAGGGGCATTCCCTCTTCTTTCTCGAGGACTACTGGGAGTGGTATTTTGAAGGGGCTCTTCAGAAATGTTGTCCACGTAGCCGTATCCATAAGTGTAGGTTCTCTCCTTCCATCAGGCAatctctctttcttaaaaggCATTTCCCTTCGAGCTCTACGCTCCCTTTCCTCAGTAAGAACATCACCTTCTGTTACTGGCTTCAGTAAGctcacttcttcctttgcaaGCTCTGTTTTCAGTACTCTCTCTTCTgagagcactgcctccataagTCTACTCTCTTTTTCCTCGTCTTTGCTCAagctctcctccccctcctcctccctcgggctctcctcctcctcctcactcgggctctcctcctcctcctcactcgggctctccttctcctcctcactcaGGCTCTCCTCGTCCTCACTCAGgctttcctcctcctcactcgggctctccttctcctcctcactcaggctctcctcctcctcactcaggctctcctcctcctcctcactcaggctctcctcctcctcctcactcgggctctccttctcctcctcactcaggctctcctcatcctcactcaggctttcctcctcctccctcgggctctcctcctcctcctcactcgggctctccttctcctcctcactcaGGCTCTCCTCGTCCTCACTCAGgctttcctcctcctcactcgggctctcctcctcctcctcactcgggctctccttctcctcctcactcaGGCTCTCCTCGTCCTCACTcaggctctcctcctcctcactcggactctccttctcctcctcactcaggctctccttctcctcctcactcaggctctccttctcctcactcgggctctcctcctcctcactcgggctctccttctcctcctcgctcaggctctcctcctcctcctcactcaggctctcctccccactcgggctctcctcctcactcaggctctcctcctcctccttgctgagGTGCTCCTTCGCTTCCTCATGTGGGccctctgtttccttcctcctcaGCCGCTCTTTCTCCGGAAGcaacctcttttcctttttccttctttgggcTGAACTCTTAGGCTTCTTAGCCAAGTTCTCTTCCAGTTTCTCTTCACTCAGGCTTaccttctttttctgcttcttaatcagatgtttccttttctctctctggggcagaagctcctcctcttctccttcctcagtgagactctcctcctctttccccttcttaGTTGGGCcttcctctatttccttcttAATCAAGCTTTCAGATAAGCCCTCTAACATTAGGCCTCTGATATTCTTTAATAACCACTTTACCCAGGTCTTTTCTGGTTTATTCTCAACTCTCTTCACAAGCTTCTTTAGCTGCTTTTTTCCTAACAGATTTTGCTCCTGGACCTCCTTTAAGATACTTTGTACCTGGATTTTATCTAATAGCGTGTTTTCCTGGGCCTTCTCTAATAACCGTTGGTCCCCCTCCAGGCTCTCTTCATCAGTCAGTGTTCTCTCTTTGGTAGCTAGTCTGTCGTcttctagttttctctctttctgagctAGTTCCTTCTCGTCTGTGGTTATTTCCtcctgttctttaaaaaattcccacCTCTGGTCATCAATTTCACTCCTTTCCATAATGAATGATCTCTTTTCCTCAagtatttctgtttcttccagtGTCGCTGTACTTATTTCTCTAATTGTTTTAGCCAGGATCCTCAAGAGCtgactctctttcttccttataTCTTTTTCCCTGGAACTGGCCTCTTTGTCTTCCGAACTAATACCCTTTTCCATATCCAGTTTCCTCATTGCCTCTATTCTTTCCtctttggttcttttcttttttttctcggCAGCAGCCGTCTCCTTGGTCCTAATATCATAGGCCAGTTTCCTCTCTTCCTGGGAAGGTTTGCCCTCTTCTTTCAcaacttctttctcttcttgggttgtttttttctttcgcTTAGTTATGCCAATTCCCTCCTTGGCTTTTGCCTTTCCTTTCTTAGCAATATGTCTCTCTTCTTTGGCCACTTTACTACCTTCCTGTGTCAGTCTTTTCTCCATGTCACCTGCttgttcttcctcttctaggGACAATCTCTCTTTTTCCCAGGCCCATTGTTTTTTTtgctcactctctttctcctctttctgacCCTGTATTCTCTCTTTCTGGGCCTGTTTTTCCTCTTGTAGGGCGAGCTGCCCTTTTTCATAGgtccattgttttttttcctcgATGGCTTTCTTATCTTGCCCAacccatttctcctctttcttagtttgtttctctttttccatggcctgtttcttttcttttggggacacttccttaatttcctccttctttttctcctctttcttaggctctttctctttttccatggcctgtttcctttcttttggggtcacttcctcaatttcctccttctttttctcctctttcttagcctgtttctctttttccatggcctgtttcctttcttttggggtcacttcctcagtttcctccttctttttctcctctttcttagcctgtttctctttttccatggcctgtttcttttcttttgggggcacttcctcaatttcctccttctttttctcctctttcttagcctgtttctctttttccatggcctgtttcctttcttttggggtcacttcctcagtttcctccttctttttctcctctttcttagcctgtttctctttttccatggcctgtttcctttcttttgaggTCACTTCCTCAATTTCCTCcgtctttttctcctctttcttagcCTGTTTCCCTTTTTCCAtggcctgtttcttttcttttcgggacacttcctcagtttcctccttctttttctcctctttcttagcctgtttctctttttccatggcctgtttcctttcttttggggtcacttcctcagtttcctccttctttttctcctctttcttagcctgtttctctttttccatggcctgtttcttttcttttgggggCACTTCCTCAATTTCCTCcgtctttttctcctctttcttagcCTGTTTCCCTTTTTCCAtggcctgtttcttttcttttggggacacctcctcaatttcctccttctttttctcctctttcttaggctctttctctttttccatggcctgtttcttttcttttcggGACACTTCCTcaatttcctccttctttttctcctctttcttagcctgtttctctttttccatggcctgtttcttttcttttggagacACTTCctcaatttccttcattttttcttcttctgggatcagtttcattttttctctgccctgttttttcccctcagcctctttctccactttttgagccaatttctcctctttctgatcccatcttttctccttctgggcctgtttcttttcttcctgtgaccatctctccatttcttcagcCTGTTTCTCCTCTCCTaggtccattttctttttcaccctggcctgttgtttctttttctcagttgttttctcctcttcccgggcccttctctccttttcccaagcttttgtctcctttttctGGGTCTTTTTATCTCCTTCTTGTGACAATTTCTCCATTTCCCCAAATGGTTCCTCCTCTTCTAGGCCTGGTTTCTTTCTTTGCCACGCTAATTGTTTATCCTTGGcctgtttttcctccttcttagCCTGCCTCTCTTTCTGGTCTTCTTTCTCCTGTTTCccatcttgttttttcttttcttgggttTGTTCCTCTTTATGGgcctcttttttcttgtttactaaccatttctttttttcttgggtcAATGTAATCTCTTGCTTTGCCATGTTGGCCCTTTTTAATGCCTGTTTTCTGTCTTTCCCAGACAGTCCTTCCTCTTCTCTAGACAAATATTCCTTTTCCTGGGCCAATTTTCCCCTTTTCCAGGCCTCTTCCTCAACAAGTTTCTCCATACTCCAGATGTGTCTCCTCTTTCTGAGGACCTTTTTCCATTCTTCAGCTTGTTTCTGTATGTCCAGGATTAGTTCCTCTTCCCAGGCcagttcctcctcttcctcacccagctcctcctcttcctcacccagctcctcctcttcctcacccagctcctcctcttcctcacccagctcctcctcttcctcacccagctcctcctcttcctcactcagctcctcctcttcctcacccagctcctcctcttcctcacccagctcctcctctccttcacccagctcttcctcttcctcacccagctcctcctcttcctcacccagctcctcctctccttcacccagctcctcctcttcctcacccaactcctcctcttcctcactcagctcctcctcttcctcacccagctcctcctcttcctgggacAACTTCCTCTCTTCCCAGACAGGCAACCCCTCTTCCTGGGCCCACACGCCTTCTTCATGAGCCAGCATAATCTGCTCCCGGTCCCACTTCCTCCTTTCTGGTGTTGCCTTCCCGTCTTTCCGGGTCACTCGCTCTCTTTTCCCTGGAAGTCTCCCCTCTCTTCCAgtccatttcttttctcctagGCCTAACTTCTTGGTTAATATTTTTTGTGGAAAAGCcagtatttcttctttcccagctATTTTACCTTCTTGATGGGTCAGTTTTTTCTTATCCTTGGTCAGTTTCTCCTTTCCCTGCACTAATTTCCTCTCTGGCTTActcaatttcctttcttcctcagctATTTTCCCTTCTCGCCTGGCCAGTTCCCTtactccttttt
This window encodes:
- the LOC100146190 gene encoding WD repeat-containing protein 87 encodes the protein MSVKSWNSTRMSSSSRLIPEWKDLKLLIDNKLKDIKADRKPKNDVVVLSDWPETLYQEPHHPRSKPFICFYSINANYFVSLNWVEPSSKETQAVLWVQEKDLEMAGMIEKTKFNMMDQVPPIEAMVHTGSYHMLIAYCGDMHLWLFGDHHQAFTPLGTVPCRFSISCLCYDSEAEMLLSGTLGAVVTWFISPNGRGLEMAQAVPLPGCEFVQGFSLNGPRGSLLALCENKVRVFTHQGQGRLEEVKKFIPVGSGSSITCSFTCVSQGYLYAGNRNGEIHAWGLDQGNFLHSFQAHSSSVICIHSRPEAHTLLTAGSEGAVREWNLAFGNLLRQLNIAGDLQQLQFIDNTTFFCQTTYTFSLYRLPYFYSLFNVCGSPPQQVQRVCCGHNWTRILCATKDGLLRFLSPVTGDLLVITWPLLVMDKAVAWAYDSDREELFVATDSPEVLVFDATRSPCTAKYLVCTSVNHEDRVRCLAYAQSCLGKGLVGLMFCGHESGIVRILSHYSCARTEKTVHSGAVLALSTLEGPQEDCLLCSYGMDNVVHLTEAVLQRNKVTLKPVSKIFCSSLLTYVILLPGSVGAITENNCWRLWHYQDFPTSSGSEQSSRFKETKRLHECAITSFDVCLSLKLFVTGGTDGSVRIWDFHGRLITELDSALHFGPLCFANNRGDLLVTFNQSLYLVSCLKLLHPARLTHLTILNSADHRQEAPKPFLPSFFFSFETVFVPKFVYLGQGLQELQGLEALVNKRVIAFDNTVPHVVEEERHMSSVIPEGSKSHILEDKGIDSSTLDSRHNRPLHVVPAQLRLAGWDGLKPYHMLRCFFGHGRQWPLAPDGYIPNSVIRARLWPEGTPIFLRCDLYPSYRDEERDKSELSPMTLTEEKISMGKQEKKPRKGKRSFFDVLLSMKNQNWMGKFDERLINNAIEAILSLTICCSVEQYKTYISVLAKTFANYEVPSKLRSEAACRFLEDTTYSNPRIRELAWEALERLGLISHLFAIPLAVGLMDSNENVRAKALYLMIRVTGIQTKTMLVGLLKKPETLQEMQKQFIGEASLDQLLGIQAKDIQWLLTQVQQRLKENLTLSRGDQEFTFSLDRARASELEALYEETRTPFSEHKKIIKPRRRTTHIQARSRYHSKKDLKVSRKQRRTESVKFSPVLVESEDQGEQREARKSGQTDTQDVALEPEPTLSTFSPVGSQEDAESQEVALEATEATEAQEVMEVMKAIDQHGMKEDEEVIPTLQKQQYVKGLWKSALKKGHENAYVKLKEKKHSEVISETPAEEPKEEVVQVTEQEEDTRKKSKKSSHGLAGIPGRASRSDTRSWRDDICYLVTSRIASTHPGMLRDLGQELVDLAQVMLASRQPSWDLFQEICPLLKDSSELDDRGVEEKEKVVREVKEERTVGWREQRGEKLLKKGKALFEKVKKKKISFSDHLVLEKRKLKKGVRELARREGKIAEEERKLSKPERKLVQGKEKLTKDKKKLTHQEGKIAGKEEILAFPQKILTKKLGLGEKKWTGREGRLPGKRERVTRKDGKATPERRKWDREQIMLAHEEGVWAQEEGLPVWEERKLSQEEEELGEEEEELSEEEEELGEEEEELGEGEEELGEEEEELGEEEEELGEGEEELGEEEEELGEEEEELSEEEEELGEEEEELGEEEEELGEEEEELGEEEEELGEEEEELAWEEELILDIQKQAEEWKKVLRKRRHIWSMEKLVEEEAWKRGKLAQEKEYLSREEEGLSGKDRKQALKRANMAKQEITLTQEKKKWLVNKKKEAHKEEQTQEKKKQDGKQEKEDQKERQAKKEEKQAKDKQLAWQRKKPGLEEEEPFGEMEKLSQEGDKKTQKKETKAWEKERRAREEEKTTEKKKQQARVKKKMDLGEEKQAEEMERWSQEEKKQAQKEKRWDQKEEKLAQKVEKEAEGKKQGREKMKLIPEEEKMKEIEEVSPKEKKQAMEKEKQAKKEEKKKEEIEEVSRKEKKQAMEKEKEPKKEEKKKEEIEEVSPKEKKQAMEKGKQAKKEEKKTEEIEEVPPKEKKQAMEKEKQAKKEEKKKEETEEVTPKERKQAMEKEKQAKKEEKKKEETEEVSRKEKKQAMEKGKQAKKEEKKTEEIEEVTSKERKQAMEKEKQAKKEEKKKEETEEVTPKERKQAMEKEKQAKKEEKKKEEIEEVPPKEKKQAMEKEKQAKKEEKKKEETEEVTPKERKQAMEKEKQAKKEEKKKEEIEEVTPKERKQAMEKEKEPKKEEKKKEEIKEVSPKEKKQAMEKEKQTKKEEKWVGQDKKAIEEKKQWTYEKGQLALQEEKQAQKERIQGQKEEKESEQKKQWAWEKERLSLEEEEQAGDMEKRLTQEGSKVAKEERHIAKKGKAKAKEGIGITKRKKKTTQEEKEVVKEEGKPSQEERKLAYDIRTKETAAAEKKKKRTKEERIEAMRKLDMEKGISSEDKEASSREKDIRKKESQLLRILAKTIREISTATLEETEILEEKRSFIMERSEIDDQRWEFFKEQEEITTDEKELAQKERKLEDDRLATKERTLTDEESLEGDQRLLEKAQENTLLDKIQVQSILKEVQEQNLLGKKQLKKLVKRVENKPEKTWVKWLLKNIRGLMLEGLSESLIKKEIEEGPTKKGKEEESLTEEGEEEELLPQREKRKHLIKKQKKKVSLSEEKLEENLAKKPKSSAQRRKKEKRLLPEKERLRRKETEGPHEEAKEHLSKEEEESLSEEESPSGEESLSEEEEESLSEEEKESPSEEEESPSEEKESLSEEEKESLSEEEKESPSEEEESLSEDEESLSEEEKESPSEEEEESPSEEEESLSEDEESLSEEEKESPSEEEEESPREEEESLSEDEESLSEEEKESPSEEEEESLSEEEEESLSEEEESLSEEEKESPSEEEESLSEDEESLSEEEKESPSEEEEESPSEEEEESPREEEGEESLSKDEEKESRLMEAVLSEERVLKTELAKEEVSLLKPVTEGDVLTEERERRARREMPFKKERLPDGRREPTLMDTATWTTFLKSPFKIPLPVVLEKEEGMPLKVLGDHLDLEAQENRLLGARPMTSSWRRQEDVLLEKARGMFLQVMETGLETQFPEGLHRPEFHLSETRKPQKPEWRTKGGRWKWDSLMGKTEYQAPAPAPAPSLTSMPAQSPCYSEASLSDEDWINNALIRLEAGQQLSRDSFHRLSQLLRHLTSKGYVKWTNLSNLKAIAKHLRQNLELSHTDIARTYKDVLSPVHLQVIPPIRRKEKGRWLELFPIPEPVSPSATKRTQTAQTLNWHLLAESYRRKQAQQLSTAVKEIRQLYPVRKEVPTAIHPSVDKKSLSWTFQKDFWALRGRSELPQIHKAKKKALPIPAPVLPSTTKRIQVPKAINWHLLGEPYRSARAQQIASALKDMEMRHFYPDTRDISTSAHASVDKQTLALMFQKDLRAFKGKGRPLKLPQLEKKPQPISKIKEAVPQWETFVALYHVLRMLQQRYAKDSTAWMEQFHQLMDLYQLKSPRIQRLLLELLHRKELQPQETIYNKALKTKELVLGERVLYDLFCGSSHAPGGPLKFQKVIPLPGQNKVHTIQPVGIAQYGFLELAWKSLPQVNPYLIERPPTTPTRPL